In Strix aluco isolate bStrAlu1 chromosome Z, bStrAlu1.hap1, whole genome shotgun sequence, the sequence ttctgttctttaaaacacATGGTATGGAAACAATTCTCCTTCAGGTAGATGGCTTGTGATGAGGAAAAACAGTACCAGCAGTGACATGAATGCAAAGTCACTCACACCTCCCATCTTGACATGAGATTGGGGTGACAGATGCAGAGGGTGAGTATGCAAGGGGATGCAAGGGGAAATAGCTAGTGTGTAGGACTGGTTCTCAACTGACAAGACCATCCTCTGCCCAACATTTCCAGCTGGCATAAGAGGAAGCAGCCCGTAATTAGACTGTAAAGAGGGCAGAGAACAAGGAAGTTTATTATATAGCTCTCACAGGGCTACATGTCGTCTGCTTCCTTCTTCTACCACTAATCCTTTCAGTCACCACCTATTAAGCTCTGTCTTCTTTCCTAGAGGCCTATAATCCCTTGTTTCACATCTTTGGTACTGTCACATTCCCCACTTGTTATTACACTTGCGTCCTTCCTTCATAAACTCACTCGACACCCAAAATACAGTCTGAAAGAGCAGGATTTTGGATACATCAGAAATTCCTATGCACCTCAGCACCTACTCAGGCATTCACAGAAAGGTTTCATCATCAGGAGTTGAGCAATCAAGCAGGTTAATTTGGGTCCTATTTTAAGGACTGCATGGGTGAACAGAACTATTAAACCACACTGATGACAACATTTGAGTTAAAAGGACTCACTTTCTTGCTGATATTACATCATGAATGATTATATATTGTTTTATCTAAACAATGGTTCTATTACTATGTTGTTCTTACACTGAAAAAAGATTGTGATGGCACAGTGGATTTGTTTGTTAGGCTGCTCAAGCAAAAAGTAAACTCTGGtctgtttcatctttttcttacctttttagGAACCAGATTAAATTTTCCTGTGCCTAGCACTGCTGTTTTCCAGACCATTGCTTTCTTCTGATTTACTGTAAGAAAGAAAGGTTGAATTCCAAAACTCAACTTTTAAGTATAGGATTAGCACAGTCATTCCAGGACCACAACCCAACCAGAGTACTTATAAAATGTGTTTGATTTTCTCTTTTAGCATGTAACattataagaaaaaagaagattaaaCAAAATTTAAGCAACCAAAATACTGACTTTTGAAATCTTTCAGCCAAGAAGTCTTTCAGCTCAACTCAATCCCCCTCAAAAATTCCACAGAGTTCTGGGCAGAAGTTATCACAGTGCTATTATTCCTGGAAATGACTGCCATACTATCATTTCATTCAGTGTATAGAATTTGTATATAAAGTGAATGCTCAAATAATATACAAGCAATATACAGCTCAACATCCTCAGAGCATGGGCTAAAACACTCATACGATTGCTCCTTCCGGCATACCTACAAGTAGCTATATGGTGTTGGTCACAGTCAAGACTTGAATTAACAATTATCTTGCTAAACAATTCTGTTTCTGAATCACTAGCCTCCCACCTAATACCTTGTTGGCTGAGACATTTTAATTATAGTCTCATCAGCCAAGTTCAGCTGTATTAGTCATCACTTGACATAACAGACCAGAAACGTTCCTTTGGAGCCATTCTCCCTGGTACACAAATCTATCTTCTGAACAGCCAGTAGCTGAAATAACTTTCAGTTATTAAAATCAGGCAAGAAGTACATGGTTTAACAGATTTTTCCTCATATGTGTTTATCTAAGAATTTCAAAGTAAGGACCAAGCAGCTGATCAAAACCACATCCCACATCTCATCAAGTATTAAATCATTTGAGTGCACTACACTGCATTACAATCCTACTGCAATACAGTTTCAGCATGTTTATAAGAAGCAGGGCTGTGCAACAAGGGCAATTATTCAATTTTCAACCCAAGACATATCCCCAAACACTAAGGAGTATAATAGCATACTATACCTCCAAGACATATCCCCACTTTATACTATAATTGAATTACAGCTTTAAAGCTGTTTAGATAAGGGGAAAAGCACTAAAATATCTTTTCAGCTAGCACTGGAAAAAGGAATAGGAAAGTGAATACAACACAGGGAAACAAAGGTCACTGCAGCAAGAaattcaaagaaggaaaaacagcattACTCAGacaaaaaaggaggggagaagagactgaggggaagaaaaatggAGTAGATTGCACACATCTAAAAAGATGAACTGCTAGGCTGCATCTTAGAAGGGAAGGTAACAGGACAAAGTGACTGGCCTTCAAAGCATGGGAGAGAAGCATAGCTTATTTTAGCAAGCTTTTAGAAATGTATCATCCTAAGGCAGAGGGGAGCCAGCACCGGAGCACCAGCCCTCAAGCAGTAGAACAGCAACAGAAGTGCCTAcacctgctcctccagctccagcagtGCAGCCACTCCTGTGCCCAGGGAGCTCAAGCCATCAGCACAGTGAGAGGTCCCCCAAGAAAGTTACCACCAAAATGGCCAACACCACCAGCTCCCAACACCCCAGAAACCACAGGCTTACCTAGGACAATTAGGGCTTTGACAACATGCAAGTGAGAGAAATGTATGTTAATAcagacaaataaaatacatatgagAAAAATTTGAAGGCCTCTTTTGTAAAATTTCCACCTGCAAGTGGTTTTCCTTACAGCCTTTTAGAATGAGTTTATAACGAGGACACGTGGTGCTCTCAAAAAAGTGAAGTATCTTCCAAACACCAAAATTAAGTGTCAGGTAGAAAACAGCACTCTGCACACTGGAATTAAGTAGTCATAAGGAAAGGAATAAACTGTACTTTCACATTCATCGTTACCCCTTACCAGTTCGGTCAACAACAAGGTATAATTTTATACAACACACTAATATGCAAAAGAGTAAATATTTAAAGTATACAAATTCTTTACTTACAGTTGCTCAATTTGGTCAAATTCTTTTTCAGCTTCTGTGTAACAGAAAGAAGACTACATAAGGTCTCTATTTAACAAACACTAGAAAAGTTCTGTTTAATTATATTATTTACTCCATGTTTAAGCAAAAcaaacttattttttcattttattagttTTCTTAAATTTGCAAATCAAATTATTTCATTCCTCTATTTAATGGAACTACCTGCAAATTTGTCAAAAAGCCTACTTTGATCAAGTTTTATAACATGATATATATTGAAATCAGATATTTAGAACATATACAAGATAGAGAAAAATACACGTATGCATATACGTGTAATACACACACGTACACAAATTTTATATGTATCACATGTTTCATCTTGCAGATCTATTTCAGCTCACCTATGTGTGCCTTAAGTTCAGTAACCAATGTTAGTGCATtctgttttaatgtgtttttcctcTTGATCAATTTCTTGACATCAAGTTTCTCCCATCAAGATTAACAGTTGCTTCCATTCCTAAGCATTCTCCAAAAAAGGTATAGCCTCTAAAGTCCTtcttgtaaggaaaaaaataaggactGTATCAAACCCTTTATGGGAAAGTATTGCTTATTGAAAACACCTTATAACTGAATTCAAGACTCacagaagagatttaaaaatctaaaatacagttttctagaagaatgtattttatcagaaaaaatacagatgtgAAAAATCACAGTAAACTTCATACGTGGAGTGCTATGGGTCATACCTTTCTACCTTTGGCTTCAATTTCAACGGAAAGctagaaaagactgaaaaattacttacctgcactcttctctttcttttttgaatacatctcataaaggaaaataatagttACTAAAATAACAACTTCAGCCACAATTGCTAGAAAGGGTTTGAGAGGCACCATGAAGGACAGAACTTTAAGCTTCAGCTTTCCTTTACTTTTTCCCAATTCAAAAGCAGCTTCACACCAATATACACCATTGTCTTCTTTGGTGAGCTTCAGTATCTTCATATGGGTTACATTGGCAGATATTCTATGAATTACATACTTGTTTGCCAGCAAAGTGTCATTAATGgcaatctgaaaattaaaaatacaagtctTATTAATGCAATGAGAAAGTGTTTAatcaaattatttatattatcAACAGACACGTTTATATAGAGAGATGTAAAATGAATTAAGAACAAGTGGCATTTGTGAAGCATGTTCAGTTTACCTCCAAAGGAAGGATTTATCCTAGCTGGCCACCCTGGTTCTCTTTacattcagtggaaaaaaatatgcactttTAGTGAGCAAGTTGTCTGACTTGTTTTAGTCTAAGACCAGATAAAAGGTACCCTTGACTATTGACTCTCCACTCCAAGGCAGTCTCAGTTTTCAGGATCTAATGTCCAGGTTTCATCAAGGCACAAAGCATACAGCTTTCAACAAAGTTGAACTGGGAATGCTGCTTCACTGGGAAATATGTTGGTAGTCTCACAAGTCAGTGCTACAGGAGTATAGAGGAGACAGATCTATTTACTTCCTCTCAGTTGACAGTGCTTTCCACAGAAAAGGGCTAGAACAAAGTGACTATGCTTCCAAGGCTAAGGGGGATCCTGAAAGGCGGGTATGTGAAGAAGGGAAACTGCTGAGCAAGATTCTCCTCACAGTGTTTAAGGCAAGAGCTGAAGTGATTTGAGCTCCTTCAGAGTCAAGTGGCACAGCAGTCTCCAGAACGGGATGACCTCCTTCAGGTCCAGTGCCCCAGAGAAGTCATACAGGTTGGGAAATACAGAATTACTCTCCacctggaggaggaagaaaagggacaTGCTCCTGTTCTTCCTCAAGCATCCAATACCCTACATGTCTTTAAAAGAGTGTCCtgttataagattttttttttttttggtatcaaGTAGTAAGATTTGAGAAATATAACCATCACTAACATTACTAAAACAAGTATCTCAAGACTCGCCTAATTTGTTTTACTCTGATCTGGGCTGTAAGAGTATGTATGGCGGGGACTTTCTGGAAAAGAGACATCATACAAATAAGAACAAAAACTGCATCCCTGTAAGAATTAATACTTCTAAATACCACATATTTTTTCCATGTACAGAGATTTACATTAACTTTAAAGGAAATGCAATTTGTAGAGCCAACAgtgaaaaatcaatatattttacaAAGTGTCTGTACTTGTTTTTGCCACATTGTTTTGCTTGGCCAACAGATGGAAACCTTACCTGTTCACTTCCATTGGTCATATACCAGGTCCAAGCTATGGGAGTATAGCCAAAACTTTTACAAATCATTACAGCTGTATCTCCTTCATAACTGACgatgggtttttcttttccttcaattttCGGTACTAAAAAGAAGTAGGAAAAGTTCATCAAGTGAGAGCTACAGGTTTTAATTACAGTATTACAAAAAGATAAAACctatttagatatatatttatagacTATTCACTtccttttcccttaaaaaaaacttcttaaaacTTCTTTTGTAATTAAGACAAAACCACAGATTGAGGGAGATTTGTAGTTACAAATATTTTCTGAGCTGAAGTAATGACTTGCGTGCATGCCAATAAAAAGGACTTTGGGTCCAATCTTGTTAAGGACAGAACATGGTCACAAGAAATAAGACATAGAAATTTATAACTTTAGAGCTACTTGTCTCAGTCATTGTAAGTGCAGATGCCCCACAGCCTTCCAAAAGTAAAAGCCCAAAAAAGGCTGTTGAATATATTGCAGCATCCCACAGATAGAGCTGAGTATATACATCATGTATTTCccctgcctccttctcctcttctttattAGACTGTTTACCAGCATGTTTTCCTCAGATCCATCTATTTTAAGTTTTACTTCAAGTTTCATTGCTCTATCTTGTAATTAAAGATCCAGTACATCTTTTAAATTATACTGGTCACAGTAGACCAAACAGGCCAAGAATTTGCTTTCAGGAGTTATGATGGAACAATTTGGtataaacataagaaaaacaaaagcaggttGAAAAAAAATTGGAACATGTGAAAACAAAAACCCTTATACCCAGCACTACAGGTTTATGTAGTAGCCAAAAAAATTTAGGCATGCTGATCAGTAGCAAAGCACAGCTATAGGCATACCAGCAACACATGTGAACACATTTGCCATGATTAAGGACATGAATATCCATCATGAGTTCTGGGATCTGGCTCTAACAGAATGGGTAACAGAATCCTGAATGCATGCAAGGAAATAATATGCTTTGTCCCAGGTATTTTTGCAAGTAGATCACCCAGAATTTGGTGACAAAACACTGctactgcacagaaaaaaacctgctgaagAGATAAACAGACAGATGATTGCACCAGCATTTATACCAGTCAGATTTCCACACTGGTTTAAAGACCAGAGTTGTTTCACAGTGCATGTACCTGGACAGCTGCTTCAGGATCCCTGAACAAAGGGCAAACACAAATTAATCTGTTCTACCCTTTAATATCACTATTAGAAGACTTCACACCATTTAAAAATACCCATGAATAATCTCCATGTTTAATAATTTGAACTTCCTACAAGCATCCCATTGTTTTCTGCAGACCTGGGTAAAAGCTTAACTCCTCAAAATCTGCAGGGTTATGCCATGCCAGAATATGGGGGATTAGGAGGAGGGGTGACACATCCAATAAAGCCTAACTGCCTAGTGGAAAAGCTACTGCAGTTAGTTACAGCAATGATGACTTTAGCCACTGAGCCTATACCAATGCATTACTCATCTTTCAGTTTGAGAATTGTTCTCTCTGCATTATTGACTAGAAGATTCAAGGACTCCTCTTTCTCATTTCCTTCACTCTTGCATTAATCTTAAAAAGCGTCAAGCCAGTACTTTTTATGGCATCAGAAGAGGCAGCATTCAACCATTGTGAAGCAATTCTCCCTCCTTCTTGTAATAAATCAACCACTCCTATGCACTGTTCTGGAAAAGATGACTTCCCTATTGAGTCATTCCTGCCCTTACTGAAATAGTTACTGTACGCTTTCAAAAGAATAGGGTGTCCTTTGACTTTTTTGAATCTAAACAGACTTGGGTAGCCATTCAACTAAACCTTACCCACATGTAGACAAAAAACATAATCATTTTTAGAGATTAAAAGGTCTGAATAAACTACAATTTTCTCTGTCTTCAGTCTTGCAAGCTCATCTCCCCTGGTTGAAGGTTGGAAAGCAGGTATCAACATCACTGTTCAAGATTTGAACATACACATCTCCTCAAGTCATATGACCAGATATCCCACTGCACAAAGGCAGCTCACAGCACTGGGAATTACAAAGCCCTGCTGGTTAGTTCAGCTGAGATCAGGGTAGTTATTTGAAGACGTAAGGTTTTTAAGGAGCCTGTTTTCAGGTTGAATCTTTCATATATATCGCAGTCTGTGGAACTTCCACAGATCAAAACTTTGCCATGCTCTTCATAACATTCAAATGGTGGTTACCAGATGGTGATTACCAGAGTTtctgggctgttgtgccagcgatgattCTCACACTGCTATCCCAGTGGAAgtaagggatggagacatgcagcacaacaaagatgcaagggatgtTGATGGATCAGTAtgtgtggtaacacctgtgaaaggtcaggccggaCTTAGGACGTCAAAATGTGAAAAGGTGCTGGGTACATCagtccatctgaagtgcatgtataccaatgcacacagcatggataacaaacaggaggagcttgaagccacgatgaaacaggaaaattatgatgtagtggctattacagaaacatggtgggaagtctgccatgactggagtgtgccagctgatggctacaagctctttaggagggatagacaaggaaggagaggcggtggggtggtgctgtatgttagggactgttatgattgctttgagtacaagtgtagtgaagacagagTAGAGTGTCTtcgcgttagaatcagggggaaagacaacagggcagatgttgtagtaggagtctactataggccacccaaccaggacagagaggtatATGAAATAATCTATAGGCACTTaagagaaatctcatgatcgcttgcccttgttcttgtggcagactttaacttcccagacatctgctggaaatacaacacagcagagcgggaccagtcccggagattcctggaatgtgtgggaaaCTACTTCCtcacgcagctggtgagtgaaccgaccagagaaggtgtcctgctggatctcctctttgtgagcagagaaggactggtggatgaccatgaaataatagttctctattcttaaagaggtcaggagagggggcagcagaactgacatcctggacttctaaagagctgactttgtcttgtttaggcacctgcttgacagaatcccttgggagatgatcctgaaggatataggggtccaggaaggctgggcactctctaagaagaaagtcttaatggctcaggagcaggctgtgcccaggtgttctaagagaagccagtgacagagaagaccaccctggctaaacagggagctttgactgcaactcagggagaaaaggggagtttacagcctttggaagaagggactagcaagtcacagtgattacaaagatgctgtgaggctatgcagggtggaaatcaggaggtctaacgcccagctggaaattaatctggcttcagcagtcaaagataacaagaaatgtttctatgtcaacagcaaaagaaagaccagggagagcctccatcccctgctagatgcaggaggaaacataagtgatgaggaaaaggctgaggtgcttaatgccttcattgcctcagtctttaatagcaagactagttgtactgagggaatccagcctcctcaggcagaagacagactgagagaaCGACCCCCctacattccaggaggagatagtcagtgacctactgcatcacatagacacacacaagtctatgggaccagatgggatacacctgagggtgctgaaggagctggctggggtgcttgccaagccactttccatcatttaccagcagtcctggctgaccggggaggtcccgacagattggaaattggccagtgtgacacccatatataagaagggtcagaaggatgatgcgggaaattacaggcctgtcagcttgacttcggtgcccaggaagctgatggagcagctcatcatgagtaccatcatacaacacatgcaggacaaccattatgaaaggcaggtcctgcttgacaaacctgatctccttctacaacagggcgacctgcttattgggtgaggaaaaggctgtggatgttgtctaccttgacttcagtaaggcctttgacaccatttcccacagcattctcctggtgaaactggctgctcgtggcttgcatgggcacacgctttgctgggtaaaaaactggctggatgaccaggcccaaagagttgtggtgaacagagttaaatccagttggcagccggtcacgagtggtgtcccccagggctcagttttggggccactcctgtttaacatctttattgatgatctagacgaggggatcaagtgcaccctcagaaagtttgcagatgacaccaagttgggtggcagtgttgatctgctcaagggtagggagtctctgcagagagatctggacaggctggagcgatgggctaaggccaactgtaggagtttcagtaagaccaaatgccgggtgctgcacttgggccacaacaacccccagcagcgctacaggcttggggagcagtggctggagagctgccagtcagagagggacctgggggtgttgattgacagcccgctgaacatgagccagcagtgtgcccaggtggccaagaaggccaatggcatcctggcttgtatcagcagcagcatggccagcagagacagggaagtgatcttacccctggactcagcactggtgaggccgcaccttgattcctgtgttcagttttttcagttcagctcactacaaaaaggacactgaattactcgagcgtgtccagagaagggcaacgaagatggtgaagggtctggagcacatgtcgtacgaggagcagctgagggaattggggttgtttagtctggagaacaggaggctgaggggagacctcatcgccctctacaactacctgaaaggaggttgcagagagctggggatgagtctcttcaaccaagtaacaagcaacaggacaagaggtaatggcctcaagttgcacctcAAGGGAACATtgagactggatattaagaagtatttctttacagaacaggttgttaggcattggaatgggctgcccagggaggtggtggagtccccatccctggaggtgtttaagagttggcttgacatagctcttagggatatggtgtagttgagaatgatCAGTGTTTggttaattgttggactggatgatattcaaggtcttttccaaccttaatGATTCTGTGGGAATAGAGAAGGGAATAGCTCTCATTACAGATGAAGGTTCTCAACAGCttgtatttgtttcatttccacGTCTTCCATTCAACTGGATTTCACCTACTACAGTCAGGGTCAACATTACTGGAGAAGACaatacagaacagaagaaagggCACTCATACTACCCAGTGAGGCACACTAACCCTGAATATAACTGCTCTTATTATATGGAATGAAAGGTGCACTAAAGCAATAATTTGGTGTTTCAGAAATACAACTGAATTTGTTCAAAAACCTGCCTCCATTCTACCAATCACTGTTCCTCTTGTAACACCAAATCTCAGGCCAAACTTTGAAGTCATTGGCTCTGCTTTTTTGAAGAATTTATCTGAGACACCATCCTTTCCTCCGACCCCCCAGAAAGTGATTCGTATTCATTCctgctgtagggaagaagaggtaAGGAGAAACCAGTTATtcattgtggcaggtgcatccacccaatgaaagcagagcttcttggctgctgaagtgcagcagctcctggctgcctttgttctcagggcttcacggtaattGGAGCCTTTGGCCAATGgaagccgctattgactacagatcagattcagcctgggtataaatggagtcccctggggagccattttgcgcttgtcccctggagcagcatgctgcggcCGgccaaggactctccccttgggtcaggacgctgcccaaggaaactccttgaggggccttgggtcaggatgctgccctgagcaggtccgaggttgagagccctcagtTGTCAGGTGAGtgaaagcgttttgggttgctgttaaaccctagggagtggggctttgttctgcgttttgggttgcccttaAGCCCTAgaaagttgttttgttctcctctcacagacattcgaacctgtaatttatggagagctagttaactgtgttaataaatttaatttttggtggttggtggtttgAGAGCCTTTGTAACACTCGTTTaggaaaagagtaggcttatatGCTCTTTTGGTTGTTAGCAAGTTTTGTTAAAAAGGCTGGTTTTGCTTCAAAATTCTTCTTCCCTCCATGCTACAGAAATGCCACTGATAGTGATTCTCACTTAGCTTGACCATGTTAGTCACTGCTTATCAAATTAAGTTGCAATTCCCACACTAGCCAGAAACCACATTAATACAGTTTTTCAATGGTCAAGTGaagcaaaaatttaaaacaaaattaaaattaaatacaattacCTTGTAAATGAAATATAGCGCTGATTTCTTCTTCACCTTTCACAGTACAACTGTAACTTCCCAGCTTACTGTTATCCGAGATCctcaatcttaaaaaaaaagtttcaccaatttgctttttttgcttgtatttgtTTTTGTCCTACAACTATCACTGACTGCTAACTAGCATTCTAAAGAAACCAGAAGAGATTAAGAGTAGAGCAGAGACATCCATTGCTGAAACACTAGGATTTGGGTTTAGTGCAATGTAGAAACAGcatgacatttttcaaaaaagagcACAAGCACACCTGGGAACATAAACATCATTTTCACCCTTGTTTCTCATAGAAAGCCAAACATCTTTAAGCAGTATGATCTACAGGTTACCGAATTAGACATGGGTTCACCATGCAAACTATATAGCATATCATATGTAGGACTTGAGATTATTTAAATAGTTTGCTCTTTCTAAAGCCAGTCAGTCAATGGCTAACATATCTTCAACACAGAACAGTTTTAAAGAGTTGCCATCTAACAAAGCCCAGCATCTTCTCTGCTGGCAAACTATACATTTCACAAGCACTTTGAAAAAGATTTACATGGTTGTCTTTGTGTATATCGAGAGgcaaaaaaagtacattttcatCACATTTTGTAACATTTTGATGTTAGAAACTAAAGCTATATAGAAATCAACCAGAGACAACCTGGTTAAAATTATCCCATTTACAGATTTTTAGAAGTCCAACGGTAAATTGtatcaaatgaagaa encodes:
- the EMB gene encoding embigin isoform X3, producing the protein MPAAFSGNRLRLLLCLSLSFSLSGGSPADPTMTTQDVNKSQANFLTKMQAGLNESSPEHMMATQTVNQQTQGSPSDHLTLGHNISRPGVSGTSVEKNITLDRGTRIELSCRLDNKYSHLKSLQVTWKRGNETVRHINKTETSWSIQLRISDNSKLGSYSCTVKGEEEISAIFHLQVPKIEGKEKPIVSYEGDTAVMICKSFGYTPIAWTWYMTNGSEQIAINDTLLANKYVIHRISANVTHMKILKLTKEDNGVYWCEAAFELGKSKGKLKLKVLSFMVPLKPFLAIVAEVVILVTIIFLYEMYSKKKEKSAEAEKEFDQIEQLKSEESNGLENSSARHRKI
- the EMB gene encoding embigin isoform X1, yielding MPAAFSGNRLRLLLCLSLSFSLSGGSPADPTMTTQDVNKSQANFLTKMQAGLNESSPEHMMATQTVNQQTQGSPSDHLTLGHNISRPGPDLATKVFKQASGGNVSDATFVEYEVLLPGVSGTSVEKNITLDRGTRIELSCRLDNKYSHLKSLQVTWKRGNETVRHINKTETSWSIQLRISDNSKLGSYSCTVKGEEEISAIFHLQVPKIEGKEKPIVSYEGDTAVMICKSFGYTPIAWTWYMTNGSEQIAINDTLLANKYVIHRISANVTHMKILKLTKEDNGVYWCEAAFELGKSKGKLKLKVLSFMVPLKPFLAIVAEVVILVTIIFLYEMYSKKKEKSAEAEKEFDQIEQLKSEESNGLENSSARHRKI
- the EMB gene encoding embigin isoform X2, yielding MPAAFSGNRLRLLLCLSLSFSLSGGSPAEHMMATQTVNQQTQGSPSDHLTLGHNISRPGPDLATKVFKQASGGNVSDATFVEYEVLLPGVSGTSVEKNITLDRGTRIELSCRLDNKYSHLKSLQVTWKRGNETVRHINKTETSWSIQLRISDNSKLGSYSCTVKGEEEISAIFHLQVPKIEGKEKPIVSYEGDTAVMICKSFGYTPIAWTWYMTNGSEQIAINDTLLANKYVIHRISANVTHMKILKLTKEDNGVYWCEAAFELGKSKGKLKLKVLSFMVPLKPFLAIVAEVVILVTIIFLYEMYSKKKEKSAEAEKEFDQIEQLKSEESNGLENSSARHRKI